The DNA sequence TAGAGCCACTCAACGCAGTTGCTTTTTTAGCGCTTTTAAAAGAAAAAATGGCACTTGTTAATATGGATCAATCATTGGTACAACGTTCCATAAATGAAGGTTTTTCTGGAGGAGAGAAAAAAAGAAATGAAATCTTACAAATGGCTATGCTAGATCCTTGTTTATCCATTTTAGATGAAACAGATTCTGGTCTAGACATTGATGCATTAAAGACCGTATCCCATGGTATTAATAAGTTGCGTAGCACAATAAATGCTATGGTATTGATTACCCATTATCAAAGATTATTAGATTACGTTGTGCCAGACTTTGTGCATGTCTTTTACGATGGCAGAATTATAGCGTCTGGTGATGGAGCGCTTGCTAAAAGGTTGGAAAAAGAGGGATATGGGTGGATCACGCAAACAATCTAATCAAACAGTTATGAATGTATTTACAAATTGGTTAGATCAAGCATTAAAAACATTACCTCTTACAGATCCTTTGTATTCAGATCGTTTCATTGCTTTTAAAAAACTCTATAACCACGATTTTGTAGAAGCTCAAAAAGAAAACTATAAGTATATAGCGCTTATAGAAATACTTAGACAGCTTACTGGCCAAGATTACAACATCAGTATACCCACTACAGAAATTTTTTCTCAACCAACAACAATATCTTCTTGTGGGCAGAGTACAGTAAAGAAAAACACATTAACTTTTATAAATGGATTATGGTCTCAAGAGCAATCTAGTTTTGATCCTATTTGCCAAGATGTACAGTTGCGCAAATTGAGAGAACTTCCTTTGGTAGAACAACAAGAGATACTAGAAAGTTGTAGAGCTGACCTTGCATCAAGTGATGATATATTTATGATGCTTGGTACTATGTTGTCTCATGAAACCTACCTATTAAAAATTGCGGACCATGTTCAGCAAAAACAAACTATTTTTATTGAACATATTATAACAGCGTCTGCTCCCCATGTAGTACCACGATTTATACTGAAAGTAGGTAAAAAAAGCCAAGTGGAAATTGTAGAAAACTGGTATTCATGTAAAGATGATCTCCATAGTTTCGTAAACAACTTAACCTATATTCAGCTAGCAGAAGGAGGGGAGCTATCATATCATACACTACATACCGAGTATCCATCATTCCATCATGTAAATAATATCTATTGTAAGCAACAAGACCACAGCACATTTGTCCATCATACCTTTACTTTTGGATCTACTATGTTACGTATGAATCTTACTGCTCATATTAGAGGAAGTCATGCTACAACGATGTTGTACGGTCTGTATGGACTTGGTGCAAAAGAGAAAGTTGACCATCATGTTCAGGTTATACACAGTAGACCATACAGTTTAAGCAAACAACACTATAAAGGCATACTGAGCGGTCAGTCTATAGGGGCTTTTAATGGAAAAATTTATCTTACACCAGAAGCTCAGAAAACCAATGCCTATCAAAATAATAATGCCATTGTTTTATCTAATAAAGCCAATCATTTTGTAAAACCACAATTAGAAATTTATGCAGATGATGTCAAGTGCACCCATGGTGCAACTTCTGGGCAGTTAGATAGGGAACAGTTATTTTATTTACAAACACGTGGCATATCAGAACCGTTGGCTAAAAAATTACTATTAGAGGCATTTGGTACAGAAATTATTAATCAAGTAACTATACCTGAACTAAAAAACTACCTATTTGATAAATTCATAGAAAAGCTTCTAAAATTGTAGTATCTTCGATAAGACTGAAATAGCCATTTAAATCATGTTTGCTAGTACGCATCCTTTAGATATAGAACAAATTAGGACCTTTTTTCCTGCACTACATCAGCAAGTTTATGGTAGATCATTGATCTATTTTGATAATGCGGCTACTACCCATAAGCCACTTTCTGTTATACAAAGTGCACAGCATTTTTATGAGCAAGATAATGCCAATGTTCATCGTGGTATGCATGCCTTAGCTACCCGTTCTGCCATGGCTGTAGAACAAACGCGTCTTGCGGTACAAAAATTTATTCATGCTCCAGATGGGGAAAGTATTGTGTTTACCTCTGGCACTACGGAAAGTATTAATCTCATTGCTGCAACATATGGGGAAATGGAAGTGAGTAGGGGAGATGAAATTTTGATTTCTGAAATGGAACACCATGCCAACCTAATTCCTTGGCAAGAGCTTTGTAGAAAAAAGCAGGCCATTTTAAAGTTCATTCCTATAGATGATATTGGTCAGTTAGATTTAACGGATTTAGACAAATTAATTACTACACGTACCAAAATAGTTGCACTAAGTTATGTTTCTAATACATTAGGGACAATTAATCCTATTAAATATCTTATAGATAAGGCGCATCAAGAAGGAGCTGTTGTTGTAATTGATGGTGCTCAAGCAGTGGCTCACTTACCTGTTAACGTTGTTGACTTAGATTGCGACTTTTTTGTTTTCTCAGCACATAAGCTTTATGGTCTTACCGGATTAGGTTTTTTGTATGGGAAGAAAAAATGGTTAGAGCAAATGCCTCCCTATAAAACTGGAGGAGGAGGTGTAAAACGGGTTACATTAACAGAAGCTGTTTATCAAGATGCTCCTTATAAATTTGAAGTAGGAACGCTTCCTTTATCTGCTATTATTTCTTTTTCAGAATCAATAAAATTTGTATCAAGTATAGGTTATGCTAAGTTGACTGCGCATGAAGAATCCTTGTTATGTTATGCATTGGCTGGTTTAATCCATATTCCAAAAATAGAGTTGGTTGGCACAGCTGCCAAAAAAATAGGTATTATTGCTTTCAATATCAGAGGCATGCATCACTTAGATGTAGGGCTATTATTAGATGCCAAAGGCATTGCTGTACGTACAGGTCATTGTTGTACACAGCCACTTATGCAACGACTAGGTATAGAAGGAGTCGTGCGCATTTCTTTTGCTTTATACAATACCATTGAAGAAATAGATCTATTTTTAGAAGCATTGCGACAAATTACACATAAAATGCGCTACTAATATGGTAAAGATACAACATAAGACTATTAAGCAACATCAAGATGAAATCATAGATGCATTTGCTACCTTATCTGATGATAGAGAAACGATGCTGGATTATCTTATTGACTTAGGCGAAACATTGGCACCTATGGATCTAGTATACAAAGTGGATAACTACTTGGTACAAGGATGTATGTCTAAAGTATGGTTGGTTGATACGGAGATGAATGGATTACTTTTCTTTCAAGCAGATAGTAATACCGCTATTACCAAAGGATTAATTAGCCTTTTGATTAAAGTGCTTTCGGGGCAACCTGTACAAGCCATTGCAGAAGTGCAACTCTACTTTATAGAAGTAATCGATCTGCATGGACTTGTAGGCTTTCAACGAGCTAGCGGTTTGGCAAATATGGTTAAAGAAATGAAGCTTAGGGCTTTATCTAGAGTAAGTAAGGTTAAGTAGTATGTAGCCACTCATTTATATTTAGCATATATAGAAATTTTATTTTTTATTCATTTCAAGAATATATAAGTTGGTTGGCTATAGGATTACAATAATCCTAATTTAAAAAATCGTATACTTGTGTTATGGCAATTTATACACAGAACCCAGACACGGAACCAGCTACGGCAGCTTTTCTCAAATCTGACAACTTTGCTGCTCATGCAAAGTATCCCCCCCACGCTCTAGATTTAGAAGAAGGCGTTTTGGGTGCATTAATGTTGGAAAAAGAGGCTGTGGTCAGTGTAATAGACCTGTTAAAGCCCAACAGTTTCTATAAAGAGGCACATCAGGAAATATATCGGGCTATTGTTCAGCTTTTTCATGATGCTGAACCTATAGACATGCTTACAGTGGTTAATCAACTTCGTAAAGTTGGTAAATTGTCCGAGGTAGGAGGAAGTTATTACGTAAGTTATCTAACTACCCGTGTCAGTTCCTCTGCAAACATTGAATTTCATGCTCGAGCAATTATTGAATATGCTATTCGAAGAAAACTAATAGAGATTTCCACTTCGGTTCAGAAAAATGCATATGATCCCACTATGGATGTATTTAATGTTTTGGACCGTACAGAGCAAGCGCTCTTTGAAGTTTCCGACGATAATGTCCGCAAAGGGTATGTAGATATGCGCTCATTATTGGTAGAAGCTTTCGATAATTTGTCCAGTAGACGTGCACGTGCCGATGGTCTTACAGGTATTCCGAGTGGGTTCACAGCACTAGACCGGATTACATCTGGTTGGCAAAAGTTTGACTTGATTATTATTGCAGCTAGGCCTGGGATGGGAAAAACAGCTTTTATACTCTCTGCTTTGCGTAATGCAGCAGTAGATCACAAAACACCTGTAGCCATTTTTTCTTTAGAAATGGGGGCGCTTCAGCTCGTAAACCGATTGGTTTCTGCTGAAGCAGAGTTATCTAGTGAAAAAATAAAACAGGGTAAATTAATGGATCATGAGTGGGAACAGTTGTTACACAAAACGGCAGAGCTTTCAAATTCCCCCATCTATGTAGACGATACACCAGCGCTCTCTATTTTTGAATTACGTGCTAAATGCCGAAGGCTCAAAGCAAAACACAATATTCAATTGGTTGTCATTGATTATTTGCAACTTATGTCAGGTGATTCCGCCAAAGTAGGAGGAGGTAATCGCGAACAAGAAATTGCTTCTATTTCCCGTGCACTTAAGAGTATAGCTAAGGAGTTAGACATTGCTGTTATAGCACTTTCTCAATTGAGTCGAGCTGTAGAAACACGTGGTGGAAGCAAACGGCCCCAACTCTCTGATCTTCGAGAATCGGGTTCTATCGAGCAAGATGCTGATCTCGTTTTATTTTTATACAGGCCAGAATATTATGGTTTAACAGAAGATGAGTCTGGTAACCCTACACATGGTCTTGCTGAAGTTATTATTGCAAAACACCGAAATGGTTCATTAGATAATGTGCAGTTACAATTTATGGGGCAGTATACAAAATTTTCCGATTGTGGCATTACATCTTCTGCTATGCAACCAGAGCATGTTACTACTGTAATCCGTTCTAGTAAAGCAAATGAGCCAAATGATTCATCAAATTTGTTTTGAATAAGCTGATAACTAGATTTGCTTTTTAAGCTTATCTAAATCTGTTTTAGACAAATTGGTGACAGATCTGATTAAAATGCGTCTTCATGGGAGGCAGTGTACACCTGCTACAGGTATCATTGATGTAGTCTTCTCTATTACTGCCTACATATAGCTCATTAAGATATATCGAGCTATAAAAAATGCATGTTTAAAAAAAATAAAAGGATTAATCTGACATTCCGCACTAAAAAACATAAATTTTTAATTATTTGACCATGGATTTGTGTAGTAACTTTCATGGTTGAATAAAATAAGTTGCAGTTAGTAACTATAACTACATATTAATTATTCAATACTTTGCGAAAGTCCTTTATTTATCTATTAATACAAATATAAGTGGTGCGGAATATGGATTATAAAATATGGCTATATCTAAAAATGCAAGCACAATTATCTATTTTTCGAAAGTCCTGAATCTGTTATAAACGCTATGTAAAGCTTGATAACAGGCCCAAGAAAAGTCAATTTTTTGATCTTCTCTTTTTAGGAGATATTTTGAATATTAGATTTATACTTCCAATGAGCAGCATTACCAAATTCTGCTATGTAATCCATGCGTTCTGTACGTATCTGGACTTCTAATTGTTCCTTTTGATTTGTTTGAAGTGTAAGATGCAATGATTCATAGCCACTTTCTCTTGGCAGACTTACCCAGTCTCTCATAACATGATACATCGGTTTATAAAGCTTACTAATAATGGTAAAAACTTTCCAGCAAGCTACTTTTTCTTGTTCCCGTGTTTTACCATCCATATTTGTTAGAATAATTCTAACGGCAGCAAGATCATATATTTGCTCAAATCCCACCTTTAATCTTTGAATTTTATTCCAAATAGAATAAACAGATTTAACCCTATTTTTTACCTTAAAGGTAACATTACGATTTTTTAGTGCAGACTTAATCTCTTCGGAAACCAACTCTAGCCTTTTTTGTCTTTGTAATTTGGTGATACCAAGTTTTGCAGTAATTACATAATAATTTAGTGTATCAGAATGTTTTAACCAGAAATCAGCTAGTTTCGCTTGTATATCATATAGCCGCATTCTATGGGCTAAAGGAATATAAAAGTATTTTAACTCAAGCAATAGTTGCGTATCTGATAAATTATGTCCTAAATCAGAATTTTCTAATATAACACCACTACATTTTATACGAATAATGTCACAAATTTGTAACAAAATAGCTAAGATGTGGGGAAGGTTTATATCAGGATGCGTTGGGTAACTACGAATGGTATCATCATGAATTCTGCAGTTCTTTAAGGAACGTAGCTCTTCTAAGATAGCAGACGTTCTTGAACCAAATCGACTTTCAATTGTTTCTTTAGATAATAATCCAGACAAAAAAGGGGGAGATAGGATTGCAGCTATAGCCACTGAAATGTCTTTAGACATTTCAGTGGCAGCAATAATAGCTACTTGAAGGGATTCTTTTGGACAACGTAAAAAGACTCCTTTTAATTTACTTTTATCAAAATCAAAACTACTTGCTAATAAATATGCTTCCTCTAGGATAAGAGATGTCTTTTCAAGATCATTTGAATTATTTGCTAGGACTCTTGCTAATTGATGTAAATCCCAAGAGCCTATATCAAGCACATCGTTTTTTCCCATCTTAATTATTATCCAATATCAATATTTATAAGATTCCTCTATCCATTTTTTTGACTTAAAAAGACTACACAATCTTTATTTAGAACTAATATTCATTTGAACTATTTCCATTACTTTTTCAGAAAAATTTCGTAAAAACCAATTCATAATATTACTAATTTCCACATTCAGTATAAACTATAAGGACTAGATTCTTTATAAATGCTAAATCAAAGATCTAAGGATAAACACATGCTACTAACTCTTACATTAAGAGAACCGTTTCACCAAATGCATATAGCATTTTATGGAATTTTTATCAAATTTGCAAAAATATTATGCGGCTTAGTTGTTTAGGACTTGCTATCAACTGATTCCGGTGGGCCAACCACCATGCCTTACACAACATTATGCTAGATTACTCCGTTCATAAATTTCCTTGCGTTGGTTGTCCGTTTACTAAGTCTATCAATTTGCTCCTTCAGCTCCGTAATTTCCTTCTCCTGCTTATTAATTTCCTCATTCAGATGACCGAATGCTCCTTGTAATACTACCTTCTTCTTGAACCACTATGTCAAGATCTTCCTGACCCTTTGCTAATTTTTTCTCTAACATTTCTTTCTCTTGAATTACTTTTTCAAGATTTTCCTGACTCTCTGCTAAAGCTTGCTCTAACGTTTTTTTCTCCTTATTTAAATCGGTCTGTGATTGTTCGTCATCTTCAGATTCATCCTTATCGAAAGGTTTTTGAATACGTAATGTACAACTGGTTTTTCTGTTTGTGAATGGTCTTTCATTGTCATTTTCAACCAATACAGTTT is a window from the Cardinium endosymbiont of Culicoides punctatus genome containing:
- a CDS encoding aminotransferase class V-fold PLP-dependent enzyme translates to MFASTHPLDIEQIRTFFPALHQQVYGRSLIYFDNAATTHKPLSVIQSAQHFYEQDNANVHRGMHALATRSAMAVEQTRLAVQKFIHAPDGESIVFTSGTTESINLIAATYGEMEVSRGDEILISEMEHHANLIPWQELCRKKQAILKFIPIDDIGQLDLTDLDKLITTRTKIVALSYVSNTLGTINPIKYLIDKAHQEGAVVVIDGAQAVAHLPVNVVDLDCDFFVFSAHKLYGLTGLGFLYGKKKWLEQMPPYKTGGGGVKRVTLTEAVYQDAPYKFEVGTLPLSAIISFSESIKFVSSIGYAKLTAHEESLLCYALAGLIHIPKIELVGTAAKKIGIIAFNIRGMHHLDVGLLLDAKGIAVRTGHCCTQPLMQRLGIEGVVRISFALYNTIEEIDLFLEALRQITHKMRY
- a CDS encoding SufE family protein — translated: MVKIQHKTIKQHQDEIIDAFATLSDDRETMLDYLIDLGETLAPMDLVYKVDNYLVQGCMSKVWLVDTEMNGLLFFQADSNTAITKGLISLLIKVLSGQPVQAIAEVQLYFIEVIDLHGLVGFQRASGLANMVKEMKLRALSRVSKVK
- the dnaB gene encoding replicative DNA helicase, encoding MAIYTQNPDTEPATAAFLKSDNFAAHAKYPPHALDLEEGVLGALMLEKEAVVSVIDLLKPNSFYKEAHQEIYRAIVQLFHDAEPIDMLTVVNQLRKVGKLSEVGGSYYVSYLTTRVSSSANIEFHARAIIEYAIRRKLIEISTSVQKNAYDPTMDVFNVLDRTEQALFEVSDDNVRKGYVDMRSLLVEAFDNLSSRRARADGLTGIPSGFTALDRITSGWQKFDLIIIAARPGMGKTAFILSALRNAAVDHKTPVAIFSLEMGALQLVNRLVSAEAELSSEKIKQGKLMDHEWEQLLHKTAELSNSPIYVDDTPALSIFELRAKCRRLKAKHNIQLVVIDYLQLMSGDSAKVGGGNREQEIASISRALKSIAKELDIAVIALSQLSRAVETRGGSKRPQLSDLRESGSIEQDADLVLFLYRPEYYGLTEDESGNPTHGLAEVIIAKHRNGSLDNVQLQFMGQYTKFSDCGITSSAMQPEHVTTVIRSSKANEPNDSSNLF
- the sufD gene encoding Fe-S cluster assembly protein SufD, with product MERLLKGWKKRDMGGSRKQSNQTVMNVFTNWLDQALKTLPLTDPLYSDRFIAFKKLYNHDFVEAQKENYKYIALIEILRQLTGQDYNISIPTTEIFSQPTTISSCGQSTVKKNTLTFINGLWSQEQSSFDPICQDVQLRKLRELPLVEQQEILESCRADLASSDDIFMMLGTMLSHETYLLKIADHVQQKQTIFIEHIITASAPHVVPRFILKVGKKSQVEIVENWYSCKDDLHSFVNNLTYIQLAEGGELSYHTLHTEYPSFHHVNNIYCKQQDHSTFVHHTFTFGSTMLRMNLTAHIRGSHATTMLYGLYGLGAKEKVDHHVQVIHSRPYSLSKQHYKGILSGQSIGAFNGKIYLTPEAQKTNAYQNNNAIVLSNKANHFVKPQLEIYADDVKCTHGATSGQLDREQLFYLQTRGISEPLAKKLLLEAFGTEIINQVTIPELKNYLFDKFIEKLLKL
- the sufC gene encoding Fe-S cluster assembly ATPase SufC, producing MLTIEDLHVNVGDKKVLNGVNLQIHPGQLHAIMGPNGAGKSTLAAVLAGREGYEVTQGSVTFLGQDLLALTPEARAALGLFLAFQYPVEIPGVTTTNFLKTAINQIRKQKEVEPLNAVAFLALLKEKMALVNMDQSLVQRSINEGFSGGEKKRNEILQMAMLDPCLSILDETDSGLDIDALKTVSHGINKLRSTINAMVLITHYQRLLDYVVPDFVHVFYDGRIIASGDGALAKRLEKEGYGWITQTI
- a CDS encoding bifunctional (p)ppGpp synthetase/guanosine-3',5'-bis(diphosphate) 3'-pyrophosphohydrolase, whose product is MGKNDVLDIGSWDLHQLARVLANNSNDLEKTSLILEEAYLLASSFDFDKSKLKGVFLRCPKESLQVAIIAATEMSKDISVAIAAILSPPFLSGLLSKETIESRFGSRTSAILEELRSLKNCRIHDDTIRSYPTHPDINLPHILAILLQICDIIRIKCSGVILENSDLGHNLSDTQLLLELKYFYIPLAHRMRLYDIQAKLADFWLKHSDTLNYYVITAKLGITKLQRQKRLELVSEEIKSALKNRNVTFKVKNRVKSVYSIWNKIQRLKVGFEQIYDLAAVRIILTNMDGKTREQEKVACWKVFTIISKLYKPMYHVMRDWVSLPRESGYESLHLTLQTNQKEQLEVQIRTERMDYIAEFGNAAHWKYKSNIQNIS